Below is a genomic region from Microscilla marina ATCC 23134.
TGCGTATTCATTCTGCGCCAGTGGTGCTATTGGGGTAGGCTCTGGCAACTGTACTATGGCCAGACAACTGTTGTTGGTTTGAAAATGACTACCTTTTTTGAGTTCATTGGCAGTAGCTACCAATACCTTGGTGGCTGAGGTCTCGATGATGGGAGCATAGTTTTGAGCAAAATCAGCAGTACAATACAGTTCACTTACTCTGTAGGCAGATTGAAGAGTTTCTACTACACTTTTTTCTCCTTCTACTAAAAAAGCCTGGTGTTGTTTACGGTATTTTTTTACCTGTAGTGAGTGGAGCAATTTATATTGCCTTTTAGAAATGTTTGTGTCGGGCACTTCGTCTAGGGGGTTTAGTCATCAACAAAGCTCCAAAGATAAAAGGTGAAGGCTAAAAAATAAGCGTTGGGTTTTATAAATATTTTTTGACTTCAATGCATTCTTCTTTTTGTAACAAGGAGCAGGCATAAATTGATATTTTAAAATTTTGTAAATCAAAAAAATACGCAGAACTTAGTATTGAATCAACATAATGCATGATAACAGAGAAATATATGCTAAAAACTGTTCATTATTTGGGAGGCTGGTTGCTGGTTTTAGGGGTATTGTCGGGGTGTATGAGCACCAAAAACTGGAAAAAAGGGCAGTATTTTTTGCGGAGTCAAGACATAAAAGGCAACAAAAAGCTGTCTTCGAGTAATTTGGAAGCCCTTTTTCGTCAAAAAACCAATACTCGTTTTTTATTTGGGTATCCATCGGTTGCTGCTTACAATTATGGTTTAAAACGGTTTGAACCCGAAAAAATAAGGGCTAAAATAGAAAAAACCAAGGCCAAGTATGATACCCTGGTAGAGCAACAAGAAGCGCGCATAGGCAAAGCGCCAGAGGGTGCCAAAAGAGAAAAAATAAGGCAAAAGGCAGAGAAGAAGATACGTAAATTAAAAGAAAAAAAGGAAGACAAAGTGAAAGACCTGAACCAGACCTTAAGAGAAGGCAACTGGTGGATGCGTTCGGTAGGGGAGAAGCCAATCTTTTATGACTCGCTCAAGGCAAAAGAATCTGCAAAAGAGATGGAGGCATATTATCGGTCTAAAGGTTTTTTTCAGGCAACAGTAGATGTTGAAACCAAACGCAATAAAAAAAGGAAAAAAGTAAAGGTTTATTATAAAGTAGAAGAAGGCAAGCCTTTGTTGTTGGGCAAAATAGAATACGTGACCGAAAACAAAGTAATTGATTCGTTGCTTACTACCCCTGAGTTGCGAAAAAAAAGCCCTTTAAAGCAAGGCAAACGCTATGACGAGGAAGACTTCAACACTGAACGTACCAGGATAGTTAACTTGCTGAAAAATAATGGGTTTTATACTTTTCATAAGCAGTATTTACTTTTTAAGGTAGATACCACTGCCCTAAAAGACACCACTAAACAAAACCGTAAACTAGCCCATTGCCGTATTGTGGTCAATCGTCCGGCGGGGGAAGAAAAATATCACCGTCAATACAAAATTGATAAAGTCATATTTGAAATACAGCCCAACACTGAAATAACGAACAATGCCAAGCCCGATTACAACAAAAAGGTATCTTCTAAAGGGGTAGTGTATAAATTTGCCAAGCGCCGCATTCCCTATTCGTCGCATATTTTGGATTATAGGGTGCAGATTGAGCCTGGTGCCTTTTACCAGTACGACCAAGTGTTGCGTACCAAAAGTTTGTTAGGAGCATTAGACATGTTCAAATTTGTAAACACCACCTTTGAAATACCCAAAGATAGTAACGACCAAAAGGTGGGAAGGCTCATTGCCCGAATAAAAACCAGCCCGGTAGAAAAATATCAGTTTACCAGTGAAGCCGGTGTAACTGTAGGGCAAGGTTTGCCGGGCCCTTTTATCAACTTATCGCTCAAAAACCGCAACTTGTTTGGGGGAGCTGAGGTATTCGAAACCAACTTTCAGTATACCCTTGATGGGCAGGCGAGTTTTTCTGACGAAAATCAAAACTATAGCAGTCAGGAGCTAAGCTTAAACACCGCCTTAAACTTCCCAGTGATTTTATTCCCTACCCGTTTGAGGTTTCTGTTCAACGATTATGGCCCAAAAACCCGGATCAATGTTGGGTACAACTTTGTGCAACGCCCAGAGTATAACCGAACCAATTTGCGGAGCTCAATGACATACCTGTGGTTTAGCCGCTACTCTAGTTATAACTTTACCTTGTCAGAAATAAGCTTCGTAAATGTGCCTCGTATTTCGTCGACTTTCAAAGAGCAGTTGTTAGAGTTAGAAAGGGCGGGAAACCCTTTAATCAAGAGTTTTGAGAGAGCCCTTGTAGGGAGTTATTACTTTACTTACACTTTTAACAATACCAATATTGGGGAGTTAAGAAACGCCCACTACGTTAAGTTGCTGATGGAGTCGGGGGGGACTACTTTTAACCTGATTGACCGACAGTTTTTGGGGGGAGATACCCTTATTGCCGGACTGAAGTATTTTCAGTTTTATAGGTTCAACTCTAGTTTTCATTATTATTTACCTTTGAACAAAAAACAAAAACTGGCATTTAGAATACACGCTGGTATAGCTCGCCCTTACGGAGTATCAGAAACATTGCCTTACGAGAAGTTTTATTTTGCCGGAGGGAGCAATAGTGTGCGTGCCTGGGCACCACGGCGTTTGGGGCCTGGGTCGCACCCACCCGAACTAAGAGAAGGGTCAGAAGAGTTTGATTACTCGTTTGAACAACCCGGTGAAATAATTTTTGAAGCCAATATGGAATACCGTTTTCCTATTTATGGCTTTTTTGAAGGAGCCTTGTTTGTAGATGCGGGCAATGTGTGGATGATAGAAGCCGACAATCGCCCTGGGTCAGAGTTTAAGTTTCCATCATTTTTGCAAGAAATAGCCGTAGGTGTGGGTTTTGGCTTACGCCTCAATTTTTCGTTTTTGCTCATTCGTCTCGATGCAGGTGTCAAAGCATACGACCCTGCAAGGGCAGTAGGTAACCGTTATGTTTTGGGTAATTTTAATCTGGGCAATCCAGGGCATAACGGGCAAACCTTGCTTAACTTAGGTATAGGATATCCCTTTTAGTTAGCTTTTCGCTATTTCAAGTCTCCGGTTGGAAGGTTTAAAATGGGGGGATATTTATACAAATAAACCAAGACCTTGATGAGAAGAATCTGACCGCTAAAAAGTAGTGTTTTAAGTAGGTTTGCAAAGTGATATTTTCTACATTAGACAAACAGGTTAGCGTAACTACCCAAGTTACTTTACCCGAAACTATCAACTTTAAAAATACGAACTTATACTCAAATTTAAACGCTTAAAAACAATGAAAAAGTATCACTTAGTAATACTTGCATGCATATTATTGGGATCATTTACTGCTTTTGGTCAAAGCAAACTAAAACCGCACTATAAGGGCTACGATATTTTTTCTGCCGGGAGCTATGTCTATGTGGTGAGGTCTGATATTGGTTACTTTCTAAGGGCAAAACGCTTGGATGGAGCGAACACCACAAAAAGTGAGATCTTTCCAGTGAACGAAGCATTGTCTAATGGCAATGGATATCTTGGGTTGAATAGAATATCGGACGGAAAACTGAAGGGAACGCGTTGTGTGGTACGGGATACTATATACTCGACATACCGAAACTTTGGTAAAACAAAAGGAAAGTTTAAAAACATAGGCTCAGAGGAGGCAAAAAACGGTGATCACTATTTTGCTGTGGGAGTAAGAAAAGGCAATAAACCCAGAAGAATTTATGTCATTAAAGGCAATAAGTTTTACAGGTTTAAAAGTTTGAAGGACCGAAAACCAGAAAAAGGGTTTGATGGGGTTGATCTTCCAAAAGAATTACAAACTGATTCTACCGAAAAAGATGAGATTGTAGCCATTTGGGGGCGAAGTAAGTACATTTATGTGTTAAAAAATACTGAGTTTGGTCCATTAATCTATCGAACTTTAGATTTGCGTAGACCTTTCTCTACTGTTGTGTCTGCGCCTAATAATGGAGTGAGAAATTTTCTGATTGGTGGGTTAACTGCCAAACAAGGGGGGAAAACTTCTATAGTTTGGAAAAGCATAAGTGGGGCATTTCCTTTTTGTAATACAAGTTCAAACCAAAGTAGTGAAGTTGCCGCTCCAAAAGTGTCGGAGAGCATTACAGTTGGGTTTGTAAAAGGGTCTACCTCCTCGATCGAAAAAAACTGGTCGGTAACTGCCACTGTAGGTATGGAAACAGGAGGGCTGGGAGCATTGGTAGCCTCTGCCCATGCCGAATTGTCAACTACCTATGGTGGTGCCTCAGTAAAAACAAAATCCAAAGAATGGTCAACCCAAAATACCACTACTGTTAACCTTGATGAAGGCAAGCTGGTAAAAGGTGGGCAATGTATTGGGTATTGGCAAGGTCAAATGCACATCAATAATAAGTTGGTAATGACAACAGGGATTTATTTTACAGATACCAAAAGCCCTCCTGAAGAAGAGCCCGCTTTCTTTAATGTAAAATAGTTGTTTTAGTACTTTAAAGCGTTGTTTTTAAAGTTCAGGACAACGAATCGAGTGCATAAAAACTACTTGTTTTTTTGCCAGATCATACACTTAGCCCATAACTAAATTGGGCTAAGTTTTATACTCAAGGGTGAAAAAAAAACAATTTATCTAATACTTTACTTTAGGCGAAGTACTAGCTTAATCATCGCCTTAAACGAAGCCCGATTGTCAACCCACTGCCAATAGTCTTTGATATTCATTTGCTGAAAGCCTTCGCCTGGGTATAGTGTATGAAAAATAGTCAACGCCGCCAAAAAACTACCCGCCCTTGAAGGGTGAAAATTGTCAGCTCCATATAACTTTACTTTTTTATATGCTTGCTGGTAGGCTTTCCAAACCACCCCTACCGGGAACAAAAGTGCCTGATTGACCTGAGCAGCATGGCTATAGTTGGCAATCACCCCATCAAAAGTAGGGTAATACCATTTGGCAGGCCACACCATATAAAAGCCCAGTGCAGCGCCCACCTTGCGACAAATTGTTTGATATTTCTTGCCATATGTTACCAGCGATTGTTTGCCATCACTTTGAGACGAAGGTCCTTGTTGAACAATGACATATTGAATATTACCTTTTTTGATCAATGCCT
It encodes:
- the tamL gene encoding translocation and assembly module lipoprotein TamL, producing the protein MLKTVHYLGGWLLVLGVLSGCMSTKNWKKGQYFLRSQDIKGNKKLSSSNLEALFRQKTNTRFLFGYPSVAAYNYGLKRFEPEKIRAKIEKTKAKYDTLVEQQEARIGKAPEGAKREKIRQKAEKKIRKLKEKKEDKVKDLNQTLREGNWWMRSVGEKPIFYDSLKAKESAKEMEAYYRSKGFFQATVDVETKRNKKRKKVKVYYKVEEGKPLLLGKIEYVTENKVIDSLLTTPELRKKSPLKQGKRYDEEDFNTERTRIVNLLKNNGFYTFHKQYLLFKVDTTALKDTTKQNRKLAHCRIVVNRPAGEEKYHRQYKIDKVIFEIQPNTEITNNAKPDYNKKVSSKGVVYKFAKRRIPYSSHILDYRVQIEPGAFYQYDQVLRTKSLLGALDMFKFVNTTFEIPKDSNDQKVGRLIARIKTSPVEKYQFTSEAGVTVGQGLPGPFINLSLKNRNLFGGAEVFETNFQYTLDGQASFSDENQNYSSQELSLNTALNFPVILFPTRLRFLFNDYGPKTRINVGYNFVQRPEYNRTNLRSSMTYLWFSRYSSYNFTLSEISFVNVPRISSTFKEQLLELERAGNPLIKSFERALVGSYYFTYTFNNTNIGELRNAHYVKLLMESGGTTFNLIDRQFLGGDTLIAGLKYFQFYRFNSSFHYYLPLNKKQKLAFRIHAGIARPYGVSETLPYEKFYFAGGSNSVRAWAPRRLGPGSHPPELREGSEEFDYSFEQPGEIIFEANMEYRFPIYGFFEGALFVDAGNVWMIEADNRPGSEFKFPSFLQEIAVGVGFGLRLNFSFLLIRLDAGVKAYDPARAVGNRYVLGNFNLGNPGHNGQTLLNLGIGYPF
- a CDS encoding SGNH/GDSL hydrolase family protein — its product is MKRSPWLFVLVISCVACAKPSTHSRAVKPIDAPAPTILFVGNSLTYTNDLPNILKYIMGKFGKSATMISLCKPNYALEDHWNEGRVQALIKKGNIQYVIVQQGPSSQSDGKQSLVTYGKKYQTICRKVGAALGFYMVWPAKWYYPTFDGVIANYSHAAQVNQALLFPVGVVWKAYQQAYKKVKLYGADNFHPSRAGSFLAALTIFHTLYPGEGFQQMNIKDYWQWVDNRASFKAMIKLVLRLK